Proteins from a genomic interval of Cucumis melo cultivar AY chromosome 7, USDA_Cmelo_AY_1.0, whole genome shotgun sequence:
- the LOC103493606 gene encoding GPN-loop GTPase QQT1 isoform X2: protein MVFGQVVIGPPGSGKTTYCNGMSQFLQLIGRKVAVINLDPANDSLPYECAVNIEDLIKLSDVMMEHSLGPNGGLVYCMDYLEKNIDWLQARLAPLLKDHYLLFDFPGQVELFSLHSNAKNVIMKLIKNLNLRLTAVHLVDAHLCSDPGKYVSALLLSLSTMLHLELPHVNVLSKIDLIENYGRLAFNLDFYTDVQDLSYLQHHLDQDPRSAKYRKLTKELCGVIEDFGLVNFTTLDIQDKESVGNLVKLLDKTNGYIFAGMEASAVEFSKIAVGATDWDYYRVAEVQEKYMDDETLNFND, encoded by the exons ATGGTGTTTGGGCAAGTTGTAATCGGTCCGCCTGGTTCAGGAAAGACTACCTACTGTAATGGCATGTCTCAGTTTTTGCAACTAATCGGAAG GAAGGTTGCTGTTATCAACTTGGATCCTGCTAATGACTCGTTACC CTATGAATGTGCTGTAAACATTGAGGATCTGATCAAGTTAAGTGATGTGATGATGGAACATTCTCTTGGTCCAAATGGAG GCTTGGTTTATTGCATGGATTATCTGGAGAAAAATATAGATTGGTTGCAAGCTAGATTGGCACCTCTTTTGAAAG ATCATTACCTCCTATTCGATTTTCCAGGACAAGTTGAATTATTTTCCCTACACTCTAATGCCAAGAATGTTATAATGAAACTCATTAAGAATTTGAATCTGAGG TTGACTGCAGTGCATTTAGTTGATGCTCATCTTTGCAGTGACCCTGGGAAGTATGTAAGTGCACTGCTACTCTCTTTATCAACCATGTTGCATCTGGAGCTCCCACACGTTAATGTCTTATCTAAGATTGATTTAATTGAGAACTATGGAAGACTAG CTTTTAACCTTGACTTCTATACGGATGTGCAAGACTTATCATATCTACAACATCATCTTGACCAAGATCCTCGCTCTGCCAAGTACAG AAAACTCACTAAGGAGCTTTGTGGTGTAATCGAAGATTTTGGTTTAGTCAATTTTACGACCTTAGATATCCAG GATAAAGAGAGTGTAGGAAATCTTGTTAAGCTATTAGACAAGACCAATGGGTACATTTTTGCTGGTATGGAAGCAAGTGCAGTCGAGTTTAGCAAGATTGCAGTTGGTGCTACAGATTGGGACTATTACAG AGTTGCAGAAGTGCAAGAGAAATACATGGATGATGAAACTCTCAACTTCAATGACTGA
- the LOC103493606 gene encoding GPN-loop GTPase QQT1 isoform X1, whose protein sequence is MVFGQVVIGPPGSGKTTYCNGMSQFLQLIGRKVAVINLDPANDSLPYECAVNIEDLIKLSDVMMEHSLGPNGGLVYCMDYLEKNIDWLQARLAPLLKDHYLLFDFPGQVELFSLHSNAKNVIMKLIKNLNLRLTAVHLVDAHLCSDPGKYVSALLLSLSTMLHLELPHVNVLSKIDLIENYGRLAFNLDFYTDVQDLSYLQHHLDQDPRSAKYRKLTKELCGVIEDFGLVNFTTLDIQDKESVGNLVKLLDKTNGYIFAGMEASAVEFSKIAVGATDWDYYRYPFLPTISFYIIRFIFNLLNHQLTQKLEPLNYVNFNNSLTCGC, encoded by the exons ATGGTGTTTGGGCAAGTTGTAATCGGTCCGCCTGGTTCAGGAAAGACTACCTACTGTAATGGCATGTCTCAGTTTTTGCAACTAATCGGAAG GAAGGTTGCTGTTATCAACTTGGATCCTGCTAATGACTCGTTACC CTATGAATGTGCTGTAAACATTGAGGATCTGATCAAGTTAAGTGATGTGATGATGGAACATTCTCTTGGTCCAAATGGAG GCTTGGTTTATTGCATGGATTATCTGGAGAAAAATATAGATTGGTTGCAAGCTAGATTGGCACCTCTTTTGAAAG ATCATTACCTCCTATTCGATTTTCCAGGACAAGTTGAATTATTTTCCCTACACTCTAATGCCAAGAATGTTATAATGAAACTCATTAAGAATTTGAATCTGAGG TTGACTGCAGTGCATTTAGTTGATGCTCATCTTTGCAGTGACCCTGGGAAGTATGTAAGTGCACTGCTACTCTCTTTATCAACCATGTTGCATCTGGAGCTCCCACACGTTAATGTCTTATCTAAGATTGATTTAATTGAGAACTATGGAAGACTAG CTTTTAACCTTGACTTCTATACGGATGTGCAAGACTTATCATATCTACAACATCATCTTGACCAAGATCCTCGCTCTGCCAAGTACAG AAAACTCACTAAGGAGCTTTGTGGTGTAATCGAAGATTTTGGTTTAGTCAATTTTACGACCTTAGATATCCAG GATAAAGAGAGTGTAGGAAATCTTGTTAAGCTATTAGACAAGACCAATGGGTACATTTTTGCTGGTATGGAAGCAAGTGCAGTCGAGTTTAGCAAGATTGCAGTTGGTGCTACAGATTGGGACTATTACAGATATCCTTTTCTGCCtacaatttctttttatataattcgttttattttcaatttgttaaatcATCAATTAACCCAAAAGCTTGAGCCATTGAATTATGTTAACTTCAACAATTCTCTCACTTGTGGGTGTTGA
- the LOC103493606 gene encoding GPN-loop GTPase QQT1 isoform X3 produces the protein MMEHSLGPNGGLVYCMDYLEKNIDWLQARLAPLLKDHYLLFDFPGQVELFSLHSNAKNVIMKLIKNLNLRLTAVHLVDAHLCSDPGKYVSALLLSLSTMLHLELPHVNVLSKIDLIENYGRLAFNLDFYTDVQDLSYLQHHLDQDPRSAKYRKLTKELCGVIEDFGLVNFTTLDIQDKESVGNLVKLLDKTNGYIFAGMEASAVEFSKIAVGATDWDYYRYPFLPTISFYIIRFIFNLLNHQLTQKLEPLNYVNFNNSLTCGC, from the exons ATGATGGAACATTCTCTTGGTCCAAATGGAG GCTTGGTTTATTGCATGGATTATCTGGAGAAAAATATAGATTGGTTGCAAGCTAGATTGGCACCTCTTTTGAAAG ATCATTACCTCCTATTCGATTTTCCAGGACAAGTTGAATTATTTTCCCTACACTCTAATGCCAAGAATGTTATAATGAAACTCATTAAGAATTTGAATCTGAGG TTGACTGCAGTGCATTTAGTTGATGCTCATCTTTGCAGTGACCCTGGGAAGTATGTAAGTGCACTGCTACTCTCTTTATCAACCATGTTGCATCTGGAGCTCCCACACGTTAATGTCTTATCTAAGATTGATTTAATTGAGAACTATGGAAGACTAG CTTTTAACCTTGACTTCTATACGGATGTGCAAGACTTATCATATCTACAACATCATCTTGACCAAGATCCTCGCTCTGCCAAGTACAG AAAACTCACTAAGGAGCTTTGTGGTGTAATCGAAGATTTTGGTTTAGTCAATTTTACGACCTTAGATATCCAG GATAAAGAGAGTGTAGGAAATCTTGTTAAGCTATTAGACAAGACCAATGGGTACATTTTTGCTGGTATGGAAGCAAGTGCAGTCGAGTTTAGCAAGATTGCAGTTGGTGCTACAGATTGGGACTATTACAGATATCCTTTTCTGCCtacaatttctttttatataattcgttttattttcaatttgttaaatcATCAATTAACCCAAAAGCTTGAGCCATTGAATTATGTTAACTTCAACAATTCTCTCACTTGTGGGTGTTGA